The following proteins come from a genomic window of Lolium rigidum isolate FL_2022 chromosome 5, APGP_CSIRO_Lrig_0.1, whole genome shotgun sequence:
- the LOC124651765 gene encoding probable indole-3-pyruvate monooxygenase YUCCA11, which produces MEKVQVCIVGAGPSGLATAACLSKLSIPYVIVEREDCIASLWRKHTYNCLKLHLAKEFCELPHMPYPNDSPTYVPKDQFLRYMDDYVEKFHISPKFNTLVESCMYDEKSNCWNIMARDIVNGTILDYASKFVVVATGENSAGIIPNIDGLQSFQGEAIHSSSYKSGSDYVGKSVLVVGCGNSGFEIARDLAVYGANTSIVIRSPELIHLGMILARWRISLRLVDFILVLFAHILFGDLSRYGIVRPNMGPLVLKAKTGRSAIIDAGTTTLIKKGDIKVFGPVHRIRGNLIEFEDGNERYYDTIIFATGYRSTTNMWLKKDVTMLNSDGMPKNDFPNHWKGANGLYCVGFARRGLAGIAHDAKIVASDIQANIEMILFN; this is translated from the exons ATGGAGAAAGTTCAAGTCTGCATCGTTGGAGCTGGTCCATCCGGTCTTGCCACGGCAGCTTGTCTTAGCAAACTCTCCATCCCATATGTCATTGTTGAGCGCGAAGATTGTATTGCGTCGTTGTGGCGCAAACACACATATAATTGCCTCAAGCTCCACCTTGCCAAGGAGTTCTGCGAGCTACCCCACATGCCATACCCCAATGATTCACCGACCTACGTTCCCAAGGATCAATTTCTAAGGTATATGGATGACTATGTTGAGAAATTCCATATTTCCCCCAAGTTCAACACTTTGGTTGAGTCATGCATGTATGATGAGAAGAGTAATTGTTGGAATATCATGGCAAGAGATATAGTCAATGGCACGATCCTGGATTATGCATCCAAGTTCGTGGTTGTAGCAACAGGTGAAAACAGTGCGGGTATCATTCCAAATATTGATGGTCTACAAAGCTTTCAAGGTGAAGCCATCCACTCATCAAGTTACAAGTCTGGAAGTGATTATGTTGGGAAAAGTGTGCTTGTTGTTGGATGTGGAAACTCCGGTTTTGAGATAGCCCGTGACCTTGCAGTCTACGGAGCCAACACCTCCATCGTCATCCGTAGTCCA GAGCTGATCCACTTGGGGATGATTCTAGCACGGTGGCGCATTTCATTGAGACTAGTAGATTTTATTCTCGTGCTCTTTGCACATATATTATTTGGTGATCTATCAAGGTACGGAATTGTGAGGCCTAATATGGGTCCACTCGTTCTAAAAGCAAAAACCGGTCGGTCTGCTATCATAGATGCTGGCACCACCACGCTAATAAAGAAAGGTGATATCAAG GTCTTTGGGCCAGTACATCGCATCCGAGGAAATCTCATAGAGTTCGAAGATGGGAATGAAAGATACTACGATACTATTATATTCGCAACAGGCTACAGAAGCACCACAAATATGTGGCTTAAG AAAGACGTGACTATGCTAAATAGTGATGGCATGCCCAAGAATGACTTCCCCAACCATTGGAAAGGTGCAAATGGACTCTACTGTGTTGGATTTGCAAGAAGAGGATTGGCTGGTATTGCGCATGATGCCAAGATCGTTGCTAGCGACATCCAAGCCAACATAGAAATGATACTGTTTAATTAG